The following proteins come from a genomic window of Gimesia chilikensis:
- a CDS encoding AAA family ATPase: MDQTTEPQSEELALSQKLKDTILSPMKQTFVGKDEIIDLLGICLVARENLFLLGPPGTAKSALVQDLSRRIEGNIFDYLLTRFTEPNEIFGPFDIRKLREGELITNTEGMLPEATFVFLDELLNANSAILNSLLMVLNERIFRRGRETRALPTLMVVGASNHLPEDSALSALFDRFLVRVRCDNVEPDQLSQVLTAGWKMDVKREQTQGTMSIDEIRSLQNSLAQANFSQVQSDYVALIHRMRKAGIDVSDRRAVKLQRLLAASAILSGRLKVNRTDFWILRSIWHTEEQIEILASLVNDAIDQADETEKQSGHPRSRSADVPDPELLVRDIEQLEQRCDDESLTEIERAQLQDQVTLLASRCQWVESDQQKTFLTEKIDKLRERLHSLSD, encoded by the coding sequence ATGGACCAGACAACTGAGCCGCAGTCTGAAGAGTTGGCACTCAGCCAAAAGCTGAAAGATACGATTCTATCACCCATGAAACAGACATTTGTGGGTAAAGATGAAATCATTGATCTGCTCGGCATCTGCCTGGTAGCACGTGAGAACCTCTTTTTGCTGGGCCCCCCCGGAACTGCTAAAAGTGCGCTAGTGCAGGATTTGTCTCGACGGATTGAAGGCAATATCTTTGACTATCTCCTCACTCGATTTACCGAACCCAACGAGATTTTCGGACCTTTTGATATTCGCAAACTCCGTGAAGGTGAACTGATCACGAATACTGAGGGGATGTTGCCGGAGGCCACTTTTGTATTCCTGGATGAACTGCTCAATGCCAATAGCGCGATTCTGAACAGCCTGTTGATGGTACTCAATGAACGTATCTTCCGAAGGGGACGTGAAACGAGGGCACTGCCGACCCTGATGGTAGTCGGAGCCAGTAATCACCTGCCCGAGGATAGTGCACTGAGCGCGTTGTTTGACCGCTTTCTGGTCCGCGTGCGTTGTGATAATGTCGAACCCGATCAGTTGTCACAGGTATTGACGGCTGGCTGGAAAATGGACGTCAAGCGTGAACAGACACAGGGGACCATGTCCATTGATGAGATTCGCAGCTTGCAAAACAGCCTCGCGCAGGCAAACTTCAGTCAGGTCCAGTCTGATTATGTCGCGTTGATTCATCGTATGCGGAAAGCAGGAATTGATGTCTCGGACCGTCGCGCTGTGAAACTGCAGCGTCTGCTGGCTGCCAGTGCGATTCTATCCGGTAGATTGAAAGTTAACCGTACCGATTTCTGGATTCTGCGTTCCATCTGGCACACGGAAGAGCAGATTGAAATCCTGGCCTCGTTGGTGAATGATGCCATTGACCAGGCAGATGAAACGGAAAAACAGTCAGGACATCCCCGTTCACGTTCCGCAGACGTCCCCGACCCCGAATTACTGGTTCGCGATATCGAGCAACTGGAACAACGCTGTGATGACGAAAGTCTCACAGAGATCGAACGAGCTCAGTTACAGGATCAGGTTACTCTTCTTGCCTCGCGTTGTCAGTGGGTAGAATCGGATCAACAAAAAACGTTTCTTACTGAAAAAATCGATAAACTGCGTGAGCGACTGCATTCGCTCTCAGATTAA
- a CDS encoding DUF1328 domain-containing protein, translated as MLSWALMFLIIALIAGLFGFGLVGGMAYGAAKICFFIFLVLAIFSLLTGRRVPTD; from the coding sequence ATGTTAAGTTGGGCATTGATGTTTCTGATTATTGCACTGATTGCGGGACTGTTTGGGTTTGGACTGGTTGGTGGCATGGCCTATGGTGCAGCTAAAATCTGCTTCTTCATCTTCCTCGTACTGGCGATTTTCAGTCTGTTGACCGGTCGACGGGTTCCTACTGACTAA
- a CDS encoding TrkA C-terminal domain-containing protein, which translates to MFAIVSLIVIVVVSIIVVRVATVALSLTGLSNQLARFQARSAFTSTGFTTSETEKVMRHPVRRKIIMTLMILGNAGIVTAISSLIVSFVGAESSGGLWLRIALLAVGLSALWVLSYSDWVDHRMSEFIQRALQRWTDLEIRDYAGLLHLTGEYIVVELNVNASDWLAESSLNELKLNDEGVLVLGIEKEDASYIGAPRGDTQLEVNDQVLLYGKASVLKNLDERRRGAAGNWEHHKAVDDQKRSEEQEAVVS; encoded by the coding sequence ATGTTTGCCATTGTTTCACTGATCGTAATCGTGGTGGTTTCAATCATCGTTGTCAGAGTGGCAACGGTTGCGTTATCACTGACCGGGCTCTCAAACCAGTTGGCGCGCTTCCAGGCCAGATCTGCATTTACCAGTACCGGATTTACGACCAGTGAAACTGAAAAAGTAATGCGACACCCGGTTCGCCGAAAAATCATTATGACGTTAATGATTTTGGGAAACGCGGGAATCGTTACAGCAATTTCTTCTTTGATTGTCTCCTTCGTCGGTGCTGAATCCAGCGGTGGACTATGGCTTCGAATCGCCTTGCTCGCTGTCGGTCTCTCGGCACTTTGGGTACTGTCTTATAGCGACTGGGTTGACCACCGTATGTCTGAATTTATTCAACGCGCGCTACAGCGATGGACTGATCTGGAAATTCGAGACTACGCCGGTCTGTTACACCTGACCGGGGAATACATCGTCGTGGAACTGAATGTGAACGCGAGCGACTGGCTGGCCGAGTCGAGTTTAAACGAGTTGAAGCTTAATGATGAAGGTGTTCTTGTTCTCGGGATTGAAAAAGAGGATGCGTCATATATAGGTGCACCGCGCGGCGATACGCAACTGGAAGTAAACGATCAGGTGTTGTTGTATGGCAAGGCAAGCGTCTTGAAAAACCTGGATGAGCGTCGGCGCGGTGCTGCCGGGAACTGGGAACACCATAAAGCCGTGGATGACCAGAAACGTTCTGAGGAACAGGAAGCTGTTGTCTCATAA
- a CDS encoding PRC-barrel domain-containing protein, with translation MKPVTVITGAIAISIGSVLLTGSGHAQNKPNIPKEDHSDSLDKISRPLTKDCTFLRAGSALTQGITNLNQQDVGEINDFVLDSNNGKIRYAAVTYGGFPGLGNKMFAVPFEAITVLPNNNHEHDHRFLLKVDQEQLDGATGFEQDHWPDFADQEFLNKLDRRYNVRRDQDVPPSNAVIRANQLLNLKVLNIEDHQIGKVEEIILDTAHRKARYIIVSLDHHTTNGNKLFAVPFQAFQVKFDLKNRNQQNLVLKMSNHQITKIQGFDRDHWPDFTDPVYRKSLIEQFLFVKKQKDQGVKVGIDS, from the coding sequence ATGAAGCCCGTCACAGTGATCACTGGAGCGATCGCCATTAGTATCGGATCAGTTTTATTGACCGGAAGTGGCCACGCACAGAACAAACCCAATATTCCGAAAGAGGACCATTCGGACAGTCTAGATAAAATCAGTAGACCACTTACGAAAGACTGCACATTCCTCAGGGCAGGATCGGCCTTGACCCAAGGGATTACGAATTTAAACCAACAGGATGTGGGAGAGATCAATGATTTCGTTCTTGATTCAAATAACGGCAAAATCCGTTACGCTGCGGTAACCTATGGTGGTTTTCCAGGGCTCGGAAATAAAATGTTTGCTGTCCCCTTCGAGGCTATAACTGTTTTGCCAAACAACAATCACGAACATGACCATCGATTTCTACTGAAAGTGGATCAGGAACAACTTGACGGAGCAACAGGATTTGAGCAAGATCACTGGCCAGATTTTGCAGATCAGGAATTCCTTAATAAACTCGATCGTCGCTACAACGTCCGCCGTGACCAGGATGTCCCACCATCAAATGCAGTCATCCGGGCCAATCAGCTTTTAAACTTAAAAGTTCTTAATATAGAAGACCATCAAATTGGTAAAGTTGAAGAGATCATTCTAGATACGGCGCATCGCAAAGCACGTTATATCATTGTCTCTTTAGATCATCATACCACCAATGGAAACAAGCTTTTTGCAGTTCCTTTTCAGGCATTCCAGGTTAAGTTCGACTTGAAAAATCGCAATCAGCAAAACCTGGTGTTGAAGATGTCTAATCATCAGATCACGAAGATCCAGGGATTTGATCGCGATCACTGGCCGGATTTTACAGATCCTGTTTACCGGAAATCACTCATCGAACAGTTCCTGTTTGTTAAAAAGCAAAAAGACCAAGGTGTGAAAGTGGGCATTGATAGCTGA
- a CDS encoding YqaE/Pmp3 family membrane protein has protein sequence MSTNVEHQVAPNQSVVADVLRIILAVLLPPVGVLLQVGLGMHFWLNIVLTLCGYIPGLVHAIWVIARK, from the coding sequence ATGTCTACTAATGTCGAACACCAGGTTGCACCAAATCAATCAGTCGTCGCGGATGTTCTCCGGATTATTCTCGCAGTTCTTCTGCCACCGGTCGGTGTATTATTGCAAGTCGGGTTGGGAATGCATTTTTGGTTGAATATCGTTCTCACATTATGTGGTTACATCCCCGGGCTCGTGCATGCAATCTGGGTTATCGCCCGTAAATAA
- a CDS encoding CsbD family protein yields the protein MNSDIIQGKWKQIKGQAKQKWAELTDDELDQIDGKRDELVGKIQEHYGIAKDEAEEQVNQFESSCHC from the coding sequence ATGAATAGCGACATTATTCAAGGAAAATGGAAACAGATCAAAGGTCAGGCCAAACAGAAATGGGCAGAACTGACTGATGATGAACTCGACCAGATTGATGGAAAACGAGATGAACTGGTCGGCAAGATCCAGGAGCACTACGGCATCGCGAAAGATGAAGCCGAAGAGCAGGTAAACCAATTTGAATCGTCATGTCACTGCTGA
- a CDS encoding PRC-barrel domain-containing protein → MFRSTNELNGYHVLATDGECGTVKDFLFDDESNIVRYLVIDTGNWLPGRKVLVSPVAIDQPNLDTRELPTVLSRENIETSPALEDDLPVSRQKEVALSSHFNWPMYWGHSDSGLDHHSTQTQVVELDGNPHLRSVKEVIGYHIQCMEGTLGHIDDLIVDTESWTMRYLVIDTQNWLPGKKVIIAFDWITHFTWEDKKAHVDLTEEQVRDAPVYDPRLPVNRAYEVQLYDFYGRPTYW, encoded by the coding sequence ATGTTTCGCAGTACCAATGAACTTAATGGATATCACGTGCTGGCCACAGACGGCGAGTGCGGTACCGTTAAAGACTTTCTTTTTGATGATGAGTCTAATATCGTCCGTTATCTTGTAATCGACACGGGGAACTGGCTGCCGGGGCGAAAAGTACTGGTTTCCCCAGTAGCCATTGATCAGCCAAATCTTGATACACGTGAATTACCGACAGTCTTATCCAGGGAAAATATCGAAACTTCTCCGGCGTTGGAGGACGACCTTCCTGTGTCCCGGCAGAAGGAAGTAGCACTCTCGTCTCACTTTAACTGGCCTATGTATTGGGGGCATTCCGACTCCGGTCTGGATCATCACTCAACTCAAACACAGGTTGTGGAGTTGGACGGAAACCCTCACCTACGTAGCGTAAAAGAGGTTATTGGTTATCACATTCAGTGTATGGAAGGAACGTTAGGCCATATAGATGATCTGATTGTAGATACCGAAAGCTGGACCATGCGATATCTGGTGATCGATACTCAAAACTGGTTACCTGGCAAAAAAGTAATTATCGCATTCGACTGGATCACACATTTTACGTGGGAAGATAAAAAAGCTCATGTCGATCTGACTGAAGAACAGGTAAGAGATGCGCCGGTTTATGATCCGCGACTACCTGTCAACCGCGCTTATGAAGTTCAGCTTTATGACTTTTATGGAAGACCCACTTACTGGTGA
- a CDS encoding PAS domain S-box protein, which yields MVPSSPNENIPNSALWASDEQLQKIIDSALDAVITMDMEGLVVDWNRRAEEIFGWSYDEAVGNPLVDLIIPEQYRLQHLDGLRLFKSTGKGRVINQKLELTALRRNGHEFPVELMVTKVDWKEQTIFNAFVRDVSDRKEAEQLIAREKLEAALLQQASFASSTIDALEDALRICVANLGEISGWPVGHAFLMNQNGTRLVSSRIWHFSNRDNFRALDEASQQLSISRGEDLPGQVWQRGEPVWITDIEHDQSLQSPRDFSSLGVRSAFGFPVKLDGEVIAVVEFFNTRLTTPDLNLLALARGVGNLIRHVIERVQWQEERTRLAAIVESSGDAIIGKAPDGTITSWNKGAEEIYGWMADEVIGETVSVLLPPGMAREESEILEAMKTGRRLDQFQTRRVRKDGSIIDVSISVSPIRGMDNQIVGTSTIERDITARRRREEELSKARDEAEQATRTQSEFLANVSHELRTPMNAILGMLELTLQEDLTPLKRDYLQTAKDSADSLLLLVNDILDFSRLEAGRFELEPVAFNLRELIDEAIKTLSLRACEKGLEVICRIDRRVPARVIGDPVRLRQILTNLAGNAIKFTEQGEVVVDVKFIEESVYSPADGRSAIEPIIGKHTEKQVLLEFSVSDTGIGIAPEDQERIFAPFAQADASTTRHYSGTGLGLAICHELISLMKGQMKLKSDLGKGSRFSFQVVFPVADPEEIEFPGEKSRVSELKDLPVLVVDDNQTNRLILEEMLSNWSMSPTPVESAKEALQHLNSIQETETEYPLVIVDALMPETDGFMLLEKAREEGLLDTATILMLSSADHQIFGERCQGLDISAFLEKPISQSDLLDAIMTALKGPQLERNGVVQISETKQSLRILVAEDTPANQKVITAILKKRGHQCVIANNGREAVEWVRNDTFDVVLMDVQMPTMDGLQATRMIREYEEDADEHIPIIAMTAYAMRGDRDKCISAGMDNYISKPIDAPKLIRLLERLASKYPRQSNLNSAITREESGPPAEPSGRKSEQTLADSAGIVSTQPVMDMKAALDRVGNDPDLLNSMVGYFFEDAPGLVQVISKQNQSGDADEVARAAHSLKGLCANFNADAAVGAAKVIEEMGLQGDLQGVPDAIPALELEIDRLTSELTKWRSEL from the coding sequence ATGGTTCCTTCCTCGCCGAATGAGAATATCCCCAATTCAGCACTCTGGGCTTCTGATGAACAATTGCAGAAGATTATCGATTCTGCTCTGGATGCTGTCATTACTATGGATATGGAGGGGCTGGTAGTAGATTGGAATCGACGTGCGGAGGAGATCTTTGGCTGGTCTTACGATGAAGCAGTTGGGAATCCTCTGGTTGATCTGATCATTCCGGAGCAGTATCGTCTGCAACACCTCGACGGTTTGAGACTTTTTAAATCGACAGGCAAGGGGCGAGTCATCAACCAGAAGCTGGAGCTAACCGCTCTCAGGAGAAATGGTCACGAGTTTCCTGTGGAACTGATGGTTACCAAAGTCGACTGGAAAGAGCAGACCATCTTTAATGCTTTTGTTCGCGATGTTTCGGATCGCAAGGAAGCGGAACAGTTAATTGCACGGGAAAAACTTGAGGCTGCGCTTCTACAACAGGCCAGTTTTGCTTCATCGACCATTGATGCTCTGGAAGATGCCTTAAGAATCTGTGTCGCTAATCTCGGCGAAATTTCCGGCTGGCCTGTCGGGCATGCATTCCTCATGAATCAAAATGGAACTCGTCTGGTCTCTTCGCGGATCTGGCATTTTTCCAATCGAGATAATTTTCGAGCATTGGATGAGGCTTCCCAGCAACTCAGTATTTCCCGTGGTGAGGATTTGCCCGGACAAGTCTGGCAACGCGGCGAACCGGTCTGGATTACAGATATTGAGCATGATCAATCACTCCAGTCTCCCCGCGACTTTTCGTCACTGGGGGTACGCTCTGCATTTGGATTTCCCGTGAAACTCGATGGCGAGGTTATCGCAGTCGTAGAATTCTTTAATACGCGGCTGACAACCCCTGATCTGAATCTGCTGGCACTGGCACGTGGGGTGGGAAACCTGATCCGCCATGTTATTGAACGTGTGCAATGGCAAGAAGAACGAACTCGACTGGCCGCGATTGTGGAGTCTTCAGGGGACGCCATCATCGGCAAGGCGCCCGATGGTACAATCACCTCCTGGAATAAAGGGGCCGAGGAAATCTATGGCTGGATGGCGGATGAAGTTATTGGCGAGACAGTGTCGGTCTTACTGCCTCCCGGGATGGCTCGTGAGGAATCAGAGATTTTGGAAGCAATGAAGACGGGACGTCGCCTCGATCAATTTCAGACACGACGGGTGAGAAAAGATGGTTCGATCATCGATGTTTCCATATCAGTTTCACCAATCCGTGGAATGGATAACCAGATTGTAGGAACTTCTACGATTGAGCGAGATATCACTGCACGCCGACGACGAGAAGAGGAGCTCAGCAAGGCACGCGATGAAGCAGAGCAGGCAACCCGCACACAAAGTGAGTTTCTGGCAAACGTCAGTCACGAGCTGAGGACACCCATGAACGCGATTCTGGGAATGCTTGAACTGACTCTTCAGGAAGACTTAACTCCGTTAAAACGGGACTACCTGCAGACAGCAAAAGACTCCGCCGACTCACTGTTGCTTCTGGTAAATGACATTCTGGATTTCTCACGACTTGAGGCGGGTCGCTTTGAGCTGGAGCCCGTTGCCTTCAATTTGAGAGAACTTATTGATGAGGCAATCAAAACGCTCTCTCTCCGCGCCTGTGAAAAAGGGCTGGAGGTAATCTGTCGCATTGATCGGCGTGTGCCGGCGCGCGTCATTGGAGATCCGGTCAGGTTGAGACAGATTTTAACTAACCTGGCAGGTAACGCGATAAAATTTACCGAACAGGGTGAAGTCGTTGTTGATGTCAAGTTTATCGAAGAATCAGTCTATTCTCCTGCAGATGGTCGATCTGCTATTGAACCGATCATCGGCAAACATACTGAAAAACAAGTACTTCTGGAATTCAGTGTGTCGGATACCGGCATCGGTATTGCACCGGAAGATCAAGAGCGGATCTTTGCTCCATTTGCTCAAGCGGATGCTTCTACAACCAGGCATTATTCAGGAACTGGCTTGGGACTGGCAATTTGTCACGAACTAATCAGCCTCATGAAAGGCCAGATGAAACTGAAAAGTGATCTGGGAAAAGGTAGCCGGTTTTCATTTCAGGTCGTATTCCCGGTTGCTGATCCGGAAGAAATAGAATTCCCAGGAGAGAAGTCGCGCGTATCTGAGTTAAAAGATCTTCCCGTACTGGTGGTAGACGACAACCAGACGAATCGTCTTATTTTAGAGGAAATGCTGTCTAACTGGTCAATGTCTCCCACCCCTGTAGAATCCGCGAAAGAAGCATTACAACATCTCAACTCAATCCAGGAAACTGAGACAGAATATCCTCTGGTAATCGTTGATGCGCTGATGCCCGAAACCGATGGTTTTATGCTGCTTGAGAAAGCTCGGGAAGAGGGGTTGCTTGATACGGCCACTATTTTGATGCTTTCATCAGCAGATCATCAGATATTCGGAGAGCGGTGTCAGGGGCTCGATATCTCGGCATTTCTGGAAAAGCCAATTTCCCAGTCTGATTTACTAGATGCCATTATGACCGCATTAAAAGGACCACAACTCGAGAGAAATGGTGTTGTGCAGATTAGCGAGACCAAACAGTCACTGCGTATCCTGGTAGCGGAAGATACACCAGCTAACCAGAAAGTAATTACAGCAATTCTGAAGAAGAGGGGGCACCAGTGTGTCATCGCCAATAACGGGCGCGAGGCTGTGGAATGGGTGCGCAATGATACCTTCGACGTCGTATTAATGGATGTGCAGATGCCAACCATGGATGGTCTGCAGGCGACAAGAATGATTCGCGAATATGAAGAGGATGCCGATGAGCATATCCCCATTATCGCGATGACTGCTTATGCCATGCGGGGGGATCGTGATAAGTGTATCTCTGCGGGGATGGATAATTATATCTCGAAGCCGATTGATGCCCCCAAGCTCATCAGGCTGCTGGAGCGACTGGCATCAAAATACCCGCGCCAGTCTAATCTAAACTCGGCGATTACCAGAGAAGAATCAGGCCCTCCCGCTGAGCCATCAGGCAGGAAATCGGAACAAACTCTAGCTGATTCCGCAGGTATCGTTTCAACTCAGCCTGTAATGGATATGAAGGCTGCGCTGGACCGTGTGGGGAATGATCCCGATCTACTCAACTCGATGGTCGGATATTTTTTTGAGGATGCACCTGGCTTGGTTCAAGTGATTTCTAAGCAGAATCAATCAGGAGATGCTGATGAAGTCGCGCGTGCAGCACATAGTCTCAAAGGGCTCTGCGCCAACTTCAACGCAGATGCGGCAGTAGGGGCTGCGAAGGTGATCGAAGAGATGGGACTGCAAGGAGATTTGCAGGGGGTTCCCGATGCAATTCCTGCCTTGGAATTGGAAATTGACCGTCTCACCAGCGAATTGACAAAATGGCGATCAGAACTCTGA
- a CDS encoding DUF2254 domain-containing protein, with protein sequence MRARLANLWDSFRSSFWFVPSIMSLFAIALAMGTCQLDEMIASSNRELSWFSTTAEAARSTLSSVAGATIALAGVVFSITVLTLSIASSQFGSRLVRNVMSDSIADLVIGQYVGTSLYCMLVLQTVREGKNGTDVFTPQLGTAVGLILGLICMGMLILFIHHVATAIQAPTIVTAVARDLDLAVDRLFPERIGERPDEEEAKLSIEDLRAELSDNNITVASQAEGYIEGIDGESLVSLACEAEGVVELLCKPGDFVTREKLLARIWLPRDTEKTEDMTTSYTNSVNRVIIVGPRRTPRQDVGYAARELVEIALRALSPGINDPFTAMSCVDRLGGALGRLVERSVPVRIRRDDDSVARVLITEADDFPEVLIQSFGQIREYGASSTAVSLTILKALTEITNHASRPDDIHAIRGEAEALQTAYVDQHIVKQDLETFRSKYRQLSEILDQDKQS encoded by the coding sequence ATGAGAGCACGTCTGGCAAATTTATGGGATTCCTTTCGCAGCAGTTTCTGGTTTGTCCCTTCAATTATGTCATTATTCGCAATTGCACTTGCAATGGGGACATGTCAGCTGGATGAGATGATTGCCAGCTCTAACAGAGAACTGAGTTGGTTTTCTACCACAGCAGAAGCAGCTCGGTCTACTCTTTCCTCAGTGGCAGGTGCCACCATTGCACTGGCCGGCGTCGTCTTTTCAATCACGGTTCTGACCCTGTCGATTGCTTCCTCACAGTTCGGTTCAAGACTTGTGCGTAACGTCATGAGCGACAGCATTGCAGACCTTGTTATCGGTCAGTATGTGGGAACCAGCCTGTACTGCATGCTTGTGCTTCAGACCGTTCGCGAAGGTAAAAATGGTACGGATGTATTCACTCCACAGCTGGGTACGGCCGTTGGATTAATTCTGGGATTAATCTGTATGGGGATGTTAATCCTGTTTATCCACCATGTTGCGACAGCCATTCAGGCTCCCACAATCGTCACTGCGGTAGCACGCGACCTGGATCTCGCCGTAGATCGACTATTTCCGGAACGGATCGGTGAACGTCCCGATGAAGAAGAAGCTAAACTCAGTATTGAGGACCTTCGTGCAGAGTTAAGCGATAACAACATTACAGTCGCATCTCAAGCGGAAGGTTATATCGAGGGAATTGATGGCGAAAGCCTGGTTTCCCTGGCATGTGAAGCTGAAGGCGTCGTTGAGCTTCTATGCAAACCGGGGGACTTCGTGACTCGGGAAAAGCTGCTGGCCCGGATCTGGTTGCCACGGGATACAGAAAAGACGGAGGACATGACTACATCTTACACCAATTCGGTGAATCGCGTCATTATTGTCGGCCCTCGACGAACTCCGCGTCAGGATGTGGGATATGCCGCTCGTGAACTGGTTGAGATTGCACTGCGAGCCCTGTCACCAGGCATTAACGATCCTTTTACAGCGATGAGCTGTGTCGACAGACTCGGAGGGGCATTGGGACGTCTGGTTGAACGGTCAGTACCGGTGCGGATTCGTCGCGACGATGATTCAGTCGCGAGGGTTCTGATCACAGAGGCAGATGATTTTCCCGAAGTATTGATTCAGTCATTTGGACAGATTCGTGAATATGGTGCCAGTAGCACTGCCGTCTCTCTGACCATACTGAAAGCACTGACTGAAATCACCAATCATGCCAGTCGCCCTGACGATATTCATGCCATCCGTGGTGAAGCTGAAGCGCTCCAGACGGCGTACGTCGACCAGCATATTGTAAAACAAGATCTTGAAACTTTCCGTTCAAAGTATCGGCAGTTATCGGAAATCCTGGATCAGGACAAGCAGTCATGA
- a CDS encoding sigma-54-dependent transcriptional regulator: MPEALVVDDDRTIREMVRSSLSKINVDIIQAGTAQEALEAIKTGSPEVVLLDIMLPVVSGLDVFREIRELDRRLPVLFITSSSESNVAIEAMQLGAFDYLAKPLDLPKLNDLVLKAIENRRLMNIPVALPVGGKKRSSGDQFVGRSPQMLEVFKSIGRVASENVNVLIRGESGTGKELVARAIYQHSPRSEECFMAVNCAALTETLLESELFGYEKGAFTGADRQRIGKFEQCNGGTIFLDEVGDMSQLTQGKVLRLLQEQKFERVGGNKTIETDVRIIAATNRNLEQMVKDGTFREDLFYRLNGMTISLPPLRKRGNDIALLVEHYLNEACYEMGRTEVEGISSEALDQLLQYRWPGNVRELQSVVRQSLLNSTSPVIVPSSLPEDVSSQFKPTPEVFQSDDPLDEDPALPLSDLQLFVDQRLAAQTKDLYSETLETMERYLLTRVLNETGGNQTRAAEILGITRGKIRDRIAQFGISLEKTVSIDENGG, translated from the coding sequence ATGCCAGAAGCACTAGTGGTTGATGATGATCGTACAATCCGAGAGATGGTACGAAGTTCTCTGAGTAAAATTAACGTTGATATCATCCAGGCAGGTACTGCTCAGGAAGCGCTTGAGGCAATTAAAACTGGCTCTCCGGAAGTGGTACTGCTCGATATCATGCTGCCGGTCGTATCCGGACTGGACGTGTTTCGAGAAATTCGTGAGTTGGATCGCAGGCTGCCAGTGCTCTTCATAACCTCTTCCAGTGAAAGCAATGTTGCGATTGAAGCAATGCAACTGGGAGCGTTTGACTATCTGGCTAAGCCATTGGATCTTCCCAAGCTGAACGATCTGGTTTTGAAAGCGATCGAAAACAGGCGATTGATGAATATTCCTGTGGCCCTGCCGGTGGGAGGAAAGAAACGGAGTAGCGGAGATCAGTTTGTCGGTCGCAGTCCACAGATGCTTGAAGTCTTCAAATCCATCGGACGTGTCGCCTCGGAAAATGTTAATGTACTGATTCGTGGTGAAAGTGGTACCGGGAAAGAGCTCGTCGCCAGAGCTATCTACCAGCATAGCCCTCGTTCTGAGGAATGCTTTATGGCGGTAAACTGCGCAGCCCTGACGGAAACTCTGCTGGAAAGCGAACTTTTTGGCTATGAAAAAGGAGCTTTTACAGGCGCTGATCGACAGCGAATCGGTAAATTTGAGCAATGCAATGGTGGTACAATCTTTCTGGATGAAGTGGGGGACATGTCGCAGCTCACACAGGGGAAAGTACTGCGGCTGTTGCAGGAACAGAAGTTCGAACGTGTAGGTGGCAATAAAACGATTGAAACAGACGTACGTATCATTGCTGCGACCAATCGAAACCTGGAACAGATGGTAAAAGACGGCACGTTTCGAGAAGACCTGTTTTATCGTCTAAATGGAATGACTATTTCGCTACCTCCTCTCCGGAAACGAGGAAACGACATCGCTTTGCTGGTTGAGCACTATCTCAACGAAGCGTGTTACGAAATGGGGCGTACCGAGGTAGAAGGGATTTCCTCTGAAGCCCTGGATCAGTTGTTACAATACCGCTGGCCAGGGAATGTGCGTGAATTGCAGAGCGTAGTCCGTCAATCTCTCTTGAACAGCACCAGTCCGGTAATCGTTCCCTCTTCTCTTCCTGAAGACGTTTCCAGTCAATTTAAACCAACTCCCGAAGTCTTCCAATCAGACGATCCCCTGGATGAAGACCCAGCATTGCCGCTCTCAGATCTTCAACTTTTTGTTGATCAGAGGCTGGCAGCACAAACCAAAGACTTGTACAGCGAGACTCTGGAAACGATGGAGCGTTATCTCTTAACCCGTGTTCTGAATGAAACGGGGGGAAATCAGACCCGTGCTGCGGAGATCCTGGGGATCACGCGAGGCAAAATTCGTGATCGTATTGCGCAATTTGGAATTTCCCTCGAGAAGACAGTCAGCATTGATGAGAATGGCGGTTAA